The genomic segment GCATGAATAAATTACCTAGAATGATAGCAAGCCTAAGTAGTaaaatacatttgagatgtacataCACTGTAAAAGATTAAATTCTCACACTCAATCACTCAGCTTTAGAATTTAGATGaatgagtcttcacacaaaaataataaatattgtatttctaGTCATGACATAAGAGAGTTTAAACAGTATACAGATTGTGAGGTTGTGGTCTACAATCGAGAGTGTGAGGAGTTTCGATTAGGCAAAAGATAAGTCCTAAGTCAAAATAGGTTTATCCAataattgtataaatcaaagtattcCTAGGAAACCTTCCTAGGTGAAAGAAGATGTGACGTAGAAGTTGTTATTCtcagaacatccataaacaaatttgtgcatctttattttatttcatttacttATTGATGTTGTTTTTTAATGCattgttgaaacattttatgtattcttcaaatacaaaaatattgaataccaagtgtttgataaaatgattcaaacAAAACGTTTTTAcacattcaacttgcatatattttaaatgttttccgAAATGTTTAATCGATTTTTACGATGGATTATTTCGAAAGTCTTCCGCTTGGTTGGAAAAGTAATCTCGATTTAATTTCTTAGTGTTCACTGTTTTAAGAACCAAGCTATTGTAGACCAATGTTTGTCCCCCAATCGATACTAAAAAAGGCTCAAAAAAGGCACACCAAAAGTCATTCAAAATGTAGAGAGCCAAAAGTCCACgttaactcaagaatatggaGAGCCAAAAAACACTCTCATATTATACAATTTttcattcaaactttaatattaattccatttttcaatatttttcatattatattatacaataaaataaaaacggAAATTTCTCTCAATTACAACCACTCATGAGTCATGACACATTAGCTAGCTAGAATATATTAGAATTTAGAGGGCATACACATGTGAATAAGTTCCCCAATAATAGATGGCAAAGGTCGTGACTTGTGAAAGACATTCACGTTGGGCTGAGCCAtttcaacaacaacaaaaaatcgGCATTTTGTGCTGTCATTTGCATTATATTCTTTTGTCCCTTTTCACTATAAACATGATGTTCTTTTGTGCTTTGTAGTATTTTGTCAAAAAAGGTGCTTAGATCGCATCCAATTTGGAGCCATCGAAATATGGCCACAATGCCTTCATCTTGCCCCCTCACTAATTTCAAACCTCATTTTCAGCCAATAGATTCACTTGACTTGCCATTATGTTTTCTTTcgtttaattaataaattatctGCGTGTGCGCGCGCGAGCACAATTATTTTTTGGTCCTCACAACTTTGTGCGTATATATGACTCTAGTACTACTCATTATGTTTAAGATTGtaaaaagaagaaataaagaagAAGCCATTCAAAGATTGTAGAAAGATTTAAATGAAGAGTGGATCtcacgtgagaccgtctcacggatcttaatttgtgatacgggtcaaccctactcatattcacaataaaaaataatactcttagcataaaaagtaatattttttcatggatgatccaaataagagatctgtctcacaaatacgacccgtgaaaccgtctcacacaagtttttgtcttaaatGAAACATAGTGTTTCCAAATGTGAATGCAAGTTGTTAAAATCAATTATTCTCTCGTTTTAAGAAATGTGAATATCATGAAAATAACTAAAGTTTGAATGAATTAGTTCCCTTCTAATTTGTTTGATTCAATCAATGGGCCAAAACTGAAGGACAGATTCCGACTATAAAATTTCTCTATATAATTGCACAACCATATACTAAGGAAATCATGTGTTTGGAAAAAATCTTGCTAAGAATGTTATATTCATCAACTCATTCAAATTACATGATGTCtcgttcaaaaaaaaaaaattttacatGATGTCTCATATAACTTGcagatttattaaaaaaaaattatgatttttcaaGAGAAATTAGCTATTTATATATGgataacataaaaaattgttaTAAAGTGTGAATTTATGAATTACATATAAATCGACAATATATACTAACTTTACTAATTTAAGTTCAAAACTTATTGTCAATTTTTCTAATATATCAAGTTATATTtcaatatcaatttatttctcTGGTCAGATATCTTCTAAAAATTTTAGATGTACATTTAAAaggattaattttttaaaattgattagACTACATTATGAAAGAAGGACGAATACCGACAAAATTAatatcttaaaataaaatttaaattctctttcaatttttttaacatattttcaaaacagtaattaagaaattaaatatgaaacttactaattaatatcaatattgagTAGGTCTCCTGTAAAgtaacaaaatattttcctaCGAAAGAACCTTTATTCTTCCCCCATCAagaaagtaattttttttaagataaatTCATCTTTAATTCCACAAAGATTAAACAGAACCattaggtatagtttggtacACTGGATAAGAGAGAGATTGATAATAATCCTCCTTATCCCACGTTTGGTACCTTTTTAAAAAACCCATGATTCCCGTgattaataattttatacaaGGATAAAATATCACTTTTATGAGATgcgataattttaatttaatgataaaaaacaccacaaatgacttaattgtcctcaatatataaaaatcataaactatTATGATCAAGTTCTAAATTAGTATCACtagatgataattatataaatgatttttataaatctctgctagtaggtagaaattaaaattaaataaatatttttatttatttttatatattatataatatgataattatataaataaactcGAGATcattatataaatgatttttataaatctcaataaaattattagtatcactcgattaacaTTAAATTAGGTAAATCATGCAACTCTATTatcatattatttaatatataaattaggTAAATCATGCAAGTATTGTCGGCTCATGAacaaataagaaatatgaactcaatcaacaactttgaaatcataaaatttattatgataaggttaattttgttattacaatctaatatataaatttaatcacttttaTTAAAATcgtaccaaacattaaatataatatcatacattttatttatcattaacttatcattatatcatatatcacatgtttatcctatcatgtgtaccaaactatgccttgATGTTTGAGTATCTTGACAAATACGACAAATTCAAGCGTATTCAACTCAAAATTACCAATAAAAAATGGGACAAATTGATCCCTTTTGGCAAGATATATACGGATATTGTACAATTGCATTATTCTTGAGGATTAAATTAGGAATAACCCATTAAAGCTACTAGTTTCATGTGGTCAAATATAGGATCTTAGACTAATAAATCAAAGGAACTTCAAAGGAATTATGCccataaaatttgaaaataattggATTACATTTTCAACCATCTTTATACCTTTTTGTTCAAACATTCTACATGCTCATGCAACTTCACATCCCGAATAATCGAATCCAAAAATTTATAGAATATATAAAATTTCTTATTCTAAAAGAacgtaattaattttaatatttaaatacaaTTATAGAAGTAAGATTTTTGTGGATCTCAATTTTTTCGAATGAGAGTTAACTTCAAAAATAATACCATATACTTTCATTGAACCATTCAAACGTGGTCAATTCGATTTGCAATCCTTCCCCTTCTGCAGCAGACAAATCTTGGGATGACAACATGGTGAGTTTGGGACGAGTTTGaccaaatctgatatcgattatgTCCCTCGAATGCACTggctaaaattattttttagaaaCTTTAGTCGCTACAcaataaaaaatgtttaaaattaataaattatcaaatttatttcCCAATATTATGTTAGTGATATTTATGGACAAAAAAATTTTATCACAAATTAAAATCTATTAATTTATATCCAactcataataaaaaaaatcataattatacattTTCGTATTAAACATAtcaacataaataataattatttaaattctaaaatattgtGAACTAAGACTCGTCCCGACTAGCTTAACTAGATTTAACCCGCCCCGAACGAGGTAGGGTTCATTGCCATCCTTAGACGCATCATATCTTTTGTTCACAATTCTTGTTTATACTCTCAAGCGTCTAACCGGGAAATCCAATCTTGTAGCGTAAACCAGTCATGTTGCGCATATCCTTGCATCTCATGATTTCTCGTATCTcaaaattgactcgtgaaaCCATCTTACAAaagtttttgtgtttttttttgtcTGACTATAAACcctgacttatttgatcaacgGATaacttctttaaaaaaaaaaagaaagaaaatattcGAACGAGTACTTCTAAAACTAACCTCCGTATCTActtcaaaaaattattattattatataaaataacaactTTAGAGATAAAAAGTATTTCATATGTTTATTTTCCATTCGTGACAATTTAAATAACTATTTGGGCCAAAATTCTCCAAGATTTTACCCAATAGAATGAGCCTAACGATGATTGGGCCAAGAGCCCACAATCAGGTGCAGATCATGATTAGAAGTTTGGATCTCTAAGTATGAATATACCCACTAAAAGCGGGTTTCCAATTAGCGATTTCAGTTTATCTTCAAGCAGCCGCTTCTTTGCAAGAAGTTTGCGTTCATAACCTGTTAGGCGCCGGAAACCACTGCTTTCTACAGTTCTACTCCAGAATGGACTTGGATAAGGTAAACCCTTGTTTGTTACAGATGCACGCCTCCCAGTATGTGTAGTTTACCGTATCTATACGTGTGCGTGTCTAGAAATTTTTAGCGGCGTCTAAGATTTTCATTATTTGCCGACGAGAGCCTGGGATGATTAAAAAAAAGGTGATGATAGTTGGTTATCGTTTCTTTCCGGTTGTAATTTATGTTACTATCTGTTTTTCGGTTTGAGAGTTACTTATTTTTAATCCATTGGCTCAAGGGGTTTGGTGAATAAGGTGGTAAGAAGGAGAGTGAATTAAAAACGGATATTAAATGTGAATCTTCGAGGAATGTATAGAAGTGCATATTGTGTGCGCGCGAGTGCGTGTTCTTTTTATTCTGGAGTATGATTCTTGACtataaaaaattaagaaatttactgtttttatttgtGGCAGCAAGAGAATGATGATGAACTTGCATTGGTTCTTGAACTTCCTGAAAGTGACCCTTTATTCATGAGGAAGAAGGTGCGACAATTTGGCTTTAAATTTCTCTGTCTTATTTGATGTGATGAAGAACCAAGTATCTTGTTGAAGTAGTGATCCTTTTCATTCCCTTATTGTGACTACTTTGTTATCACTTGACAGAAATTACTTGATGATATGGGTTTCGATCCGAAGATTCAGGCACGCATTAAATGCTCCTCCACTTCCACTCCTGATCAACTGGATGATTTCTTGAACAGGTTGATTCAACAAGCAAGAATAATAAACTTTGATGAGGTGATCACCTTCTTATTACTTTAATCTCAACATTGTAAACATATGGGATTTGCTTATGCCATTCTTATGCTGATGGATAAACAAACTTTCCCTTTTCGAACAGTGCAAAAGAACTTCTGAATTTGCAACAAATAGATCATCTCAGATTCCACCATTTCAAAATCGGCCATTTATCTGTTACATGTCCTACGTTGGTAACTGAAGCATTAGTCTTTTACGACATTGAGAGATTCTCTCACCTAAGACAATAGTCTTTTACTTTGCACTTTTTTGTTAGGATATGACAAACATTGATACTTTCACGAAGAATCAACACGATGTAAAAAGAAACTAAGTTAGGGCTACTATTGCGTTGGTGGTAATAATGTGACGTGCTCACAATATTAGCTCAATAGTAGCTTCTATTAAGGTGCATGGAATGAATTTTGGTTGGTGATTTAAAATTGTCCGAAATAATGCACCGTGGGTGTTCTCATGGGATTGGCAATGTTTTTGTCACATGTTAGCTCTAAATGTAATGTAATTGTAGCGACATTAAGTTTGAGAGACTCTTTGTAGGATCGATGCTCCACGTTTTGATCGTTTTTCTAGTTGGAAAAATTCTCAATGATTGCACTATTTGCAATCCATTGGAATACCCTTGATCTTGACTCTTATATAAATTATAGGATCGAGCGCTTGCAACTTTACCGAAAGATATAGCTTGTGGTAATTAtcgaattcaaatcttttaaaccataTAGTAGTTCAATTATCAAGATTTCATCATTCTCATAATATGCTAATGTTTTAAGATTGGACTTTCGAATTAGGATTATCGCTTAATGGTATCATTGTTTGCTTAAGAGTAATGTAAAAATCTAagaacaaattatgaatggatGCAGGTGGAAATTTACTTTAACGGAGACAGTACGAGGAATTACAGTAATCCCAGGAATGAATTGCAGGCTCTGAATTATCTACTTGAAGTCACTGATAATTCATTGTCCGCTGAGAAACACAAGATGAAAAATGTTATGCAGAAGTTACGAGATGAAATAGTTGATAGGATCCATAAAGTTGGAAGCAAATTTGGTGAAGAGTCGAAATTTGTTAGATGCCGTAACTCGGATAAAGAAAAGTGTCTATTAGATTGGTCTGTCGATCATGGTGCAGGGACAAAATTGGATATAGCTTGTGAGTGCAATATTGCAAAGCCATAATTTGTTGAATATCTGTCCCTGTATGATTAATTAAGTGCAATGTTGAATTTAATCAGTTTCAATAATCAAACAAATAATGAATTTTTTTGGGTAAAAGCATAACGATGTTTAATACAACAAAAATTTTCCTTCGATGTAATTTTCCTCATCTAGATATTGAAGGAGCAGGAAGAGGGGCCATAGCTACACAAGACCTAAAAGTAGGAGATACAGCTTTGGAGATTCCTGCATCTATCATTATCTCGGAGGAGCTTGTGCATGAATCGAACATGGTACACCTTGTTGTCTAGTAAGGATTTTATTACTCGTTGAATTGCCATACCATTTCTTTGTATATTATGTAATCAGCTCGAGTGCTAATGGATATTCATGGTTTCTTCGAGGTAGTTCCATATTCTCAATGAAATCAATGAGATTTCAACAGAGACAATGTTGCTCTTGTGGTGCATGAAGGAGAAGTACAACAAGAATTcaagatttaaattattttttgagaCATTGCCTGAGAAATTTAACACTGGTAACTCTGTTATTAAAATTAAGTGCTCAACTGGAATCACCTCTTTCCTTCTCTCTATTATTGTGTTTATGTTGCTTGATCTGTCAAATCCTCTAACAAGTATTAGCTCAATTCTTTGCCTGTATGCTGTTGACTGGTAAAGTACAATTTGGAGGTTAACATTAATAAATACAAAATTGGTTATACCAGCCTAAAAATGTTGGaaaatcaaatttgattttaaCAATTATTCTTGTAAATTTGTAGATTAGATAATTGATGGTAAATCTATGTATTAtaggaaagaaatatgttgtACTCTAATAAGTGATCTAGTTTTCTGATTTAAATGATTTGAATATGCTGTGTAAATTCTATGAGTTAGTGATTAATGAAAAGAAGAATTATTCAGTCAAAATATTCTTGTTTTTCgagttggtatcaaagccatCGAAAACACAATTTTTTGCCGCTGCATCCCTAAAACCATGTCAGAAGTTTCGAGTGATTTTGCCATAGTGACCAATCCTGTTGTCActaattcataaaaaattaGTGGAACCACCTCAGAATCTCACTTCATTCAAATAAACACAATTCGTTTGAATGGAGATAACTTTCTGAGATGGTCACAATCTGTCCGAATGTATATGACGGGATGTGGCAAAATGGGCTACTTACCAGGTGAAAAGAAAGCCCCTGCAACAAATGATCTAACCTATAGTACATGGGACGCTGAGAATTCCATGGTTATGAACATGGCTGGTAAACTCCATGGAAGAAGACATATCAAATTACATGTGCAATCCCACGGCACAAGAGCTTTGGGAAAACGTAAATCAAATGTACTTTGATTTAGGAAATCAATCCCAGATCTTTGAGCTTTACCTCAAACTCGGAGAACTACGACAGGGGGAGGACAATGTCACCAAGTACTTCAATTCTTTGAAGTATATTTGGCAAGATCTGGATCTCTTTAATACCTATGAATGGAAGTCCACCGAGGTGTACGCCATGATAAAAAAGGTTGTGGAGGATAAACGCATCTTTAAATTCCTGTCGGGACTCAATTTGAGTTTGATGAGGTTAGAGCAAGAATCATTGGGAGATAGCCCTTGCCCCCAATTGGTGAAGTGTTCTCGGACCTGCTGTTGAAGGTTCAGCCCTGGTAATAACAGGTGGAACCTACGACAAATCAGTGAACAAATGATGAGAGACCACACATTTGGTGTGATGTCTGCAAAAAGCCTAATCATTCTCAAGATAAGTGTTGGAGGATCCACTGCAAACCTGCTCATTGGAAATGGAAAACAGGTAACAAACCGGAGGCTGAAATGACTCGTTTCACCAAGAGCAGGTTGAACATCTTCTAGCGCTGCTAAAATCCCATCAGCCATGTGGTACTCCTAGTGCTTCTACGATATACACATGTAATGAACTAAATGCTCTATTTTGTCAGTTTAAATCCTCCGCTCCATGGATAGTTGATTCCGGAGCATCTAACCATATGACCAATTCCTCAAATTTATTTGAATCCTATAACAATGTCCTAGAAATCAAAAAGTCAGAATAGCAGATGGTAATTTCTCACCAATTGAAAGTAAAACATTTTAGACAAGTCATAAAGGTTCTAGATTCATGCAAAAGAATCTAGAACATTGTGGATGAGACAAGAAGGTTCTAAGTTCATGCGGAAGAACCTAGAACATtgtggacaatacttgaacattcTAGGTCTATGGGGAATGATCTACAATGATGTGGAAAAAAGGTGAGTCTAGAAACCTTCGGAGCAATAAAGAAAGATGTAGAGCCTTAGAGAAAGTTCTAGACAATTCTACAACACTTGTATATTGTAGGATGTAAATGTGTAGCAAGTTCTAGTATGATCTAGTGTAGAATAGTGTGGAAAATTCTAGAACCTAAGAGATTTGTATATATAGAGTTGTAGGAACTAATTTGTAATCAACCAATTCATTTTTCAATCAACCAAGTGTGTACTTTATCTCTCTATAAATTCTCCAACTCACTTGTgcttgtttatatttttaaccACTCAAGATCGTTCTTAAGGCTGCTTTGCTAGTGCTCGCAAGGGCAGAGTCGAGGGGCAAAGGCCGCACGTGTACTTCCGTGACAACTAGGGCACTTACAAATGGAGGAATACACCGATGCAGATTGGGCTGGATATATAGGAGATCGAAAATTCACTTCGGGTTACTGCTCTTTTGTAGAAGAAAACTTGGTGACATGGCgaattaaaaagtaaaatttaGTCGCTAAAAGCAGTGCGGAGGCCGAGTATAGGGCTTTAGCTCATGGAATTTGTGGGAATATGTGGATAAGAAGGTTGCTAGATGGATTGAAAGCATGTGAATAATCTCCAATGAAAGTGTATTGTGACAATAAGATCTTATAACCCAGTTCTTCATGACCACACAAAGCATGTGGAAGTAGATATACACTTTATTAAGGAGATGATAAATAACGGTTTGGTGAGCATGGTCTACATTCCCACTAAGGAACAAGTGACAAGCATCTTCACAAAAGGATTACAAAGAATGCAGTTTGATTTCTAGTTGGCAAGCTGACAATGGAATATATTTTCAAACAAGCTTGAGGAGGATTGTTGGAAAATCAAAATTGATTTTGATAATTATTCTTGTTAATCTGTAGATTAGCATATGAAAGATATATGTTGTACTCTGATCAATGATCTAATTTCCTGATTTAAATGATCTGTATATGTTGTGTAAATTCTATAAATTAATGATTAATGAAAGGAAGAATTATTCAGTCCAAATATTCTTGTTTTTCAAGTGTGATACCATGTTAGATGTCTCACATCGGTTGAATTAAGTCTTTCAGAGTTGTATATATagacttggacaatcctcctcccttgagctagtttttggggttgagttaggtccaagtctTAATTTTAacgtggtatcagagctaaggtccACCGTTATATGTTAAACTACCCAATGGGTCATTTGATAATGTATTGTAAACTTTACGCTCCAATTGTTCATTCATGGGTACGAGGGGTCTATTAGATGTCTTACAACGATTGAATTAAGTTcttgagagttgtatatatggattTGAACAATACACCCcctttgagctagcttttgggattGAGTTGGGTCATTGTCTcaattttaacaaaaaaacaAGTAGGAATTTTAATGGGTTATGGTAAAGAAGTCCTCTAACCTGTCATAGCTCGTGCTTTAGTTCATACAGATGTCATCTCAAACAGTTAATGTGCGTTATAGATACTGAACATTGTCTGAAATGGACTTTGCCATTTGGTTATTTCGAAATGCAGGATTGAGCTTTGGAATTGATGCTGTCATGACTTTAGATGGAACCTTATTGTTAGAAGAAATTGTGCAAGCGAAAGAGGTCATTCAACCCCTTCATCTCAATCATAAGGACCCATATTTTCACAATTAACAGTAGTTTTCTACAATATAATACGAATCAATTTTCATGAAGTGTCAAATGGTTTTTGGTGCTACTCTATTAGGTAGCAGCAATTGTTCCCATTGTCCAGTATGTTGCTTATGTGATCAAAACAAGGCATTTGAGCTActatacatttaaaaatatttgagttgcttTGAAACTAACCGCTATATTTGGTACAATAGCAACCATGCGACATATAAACGTTGTAAAGCATGACGCCAAATATAGTTTCATTTTGTTTCAGCACCTACGGGTTCAATATGAGGAGTTATTTCCTGCACTGAGTGATCTTCATCCTGACGTATTTCCGCCGGAGTTGTACACATGGGAGCACTTCTTATGGGCTTGTGAACTCTTCTACTCTAACAGCATGAAAGTTGTCTTCACTGATGGAAAGCTAAGAACCTGTTTAATTCCTGTTGCTGGCTTTCTCAATCACTCGGTCAGATAATTACCAGTTTCTATTGCTTTGTTTCTGTGATTCGTGTTTCTTAATTCATCGTCAAACTTCTATGAAGACTTGCATATGACAGAACGGCTAAGTAAACTCAATGAAGAAAATGGAAGTCAAAACTTATTCATCCAACCCCCATCACAACAAAGAAGAACCAAAAACGGAGATTGAGAATAATAAGGAATCAAATAATATGGATATTTAATTAATGGAATTCTTGAATATCACACGGCTAGCATGGTTTATAGCTCATAGCAATTGGTTTTTCTTCTTGTCAGATATGCCCGCATGTAATGCGCTATGGAAGAATAGAAGCGAGTACACATTCCTTGAGATTTCCTTTATCAAGAGCATGTCATACAGGAGAACAGTGTTTTCTAGGTTATGGAAAGTTCTCCAGTTCTCATTTGTTAACTTTCTATGGCTTCTTACCGCAAGAAGATAACCCATATGATGTCATTCCACTCGGTACTTCTCTTGATGTTTGTATTCTCTTGTTTATGTTTTTTCTTGGTTGCACCACATGATACATATAAATCCCATTGaaataaattactaaataaggCAGACAAAGAACCCTTGTATTTGTATCTGTTTATGCTATATGTCTCTATATTATTAAGAAAGGGGTGGAGCGTAGAATAACTGCCTTTGATCTTTTCATCTTTTGTCTTTTGTTGtgttttatttgttatttttaaaatatcctAAGTTGTTCCGGtttgttcttgtttttctaGACATCCCTCCTCATGTAATTAATAACATACTACATTAATTTCTGATAAAGTATATCCGATGCCTTAAACTCACTATgtgtgtatttaattagtatatataatTAAGTGTTCCTAGAGTAACAATTATTTCGTCAATTTCATGTAGCTGTGTTTATTTCCTAAATACCAATTCCTAGATACTATCTATATTTGTGTTTTATCTTGTCTTTTCTGATATGTTTATGCTGTAGTAAAATCTTTTTTATTCTAGTCTCTCTTGATGTGCGTGTCCTTATGTTTGATACTATCTCTTAgttaataatgaaataatagttttaaatttgattttaaatataACAACGTTTCATCGTATAATTAAGTTTAAGACATCCCCCCGCTTATGAACCCAAAACTTATTGCTCCTTAGTCTTATATTCTCACAATTCTTTATAACTTATATTTATTAAACACTGTGTGTCAGAGTTCGATATTTGGCAGGATGAAGATTGTGAAGATGGACGAATCACATCTGAACGGCTCACTCACATGGTTCGTGGCACGTGGTATTCAAAAGACCATGGAATCTTTCGCTACGGGTTGCCGACTCCGTTACTGGATGTTCTACGTAGAGCTCGAAATCCGAACTGGCAATCAAGCATCATTGTACATTCTCTAATCCTTATGACTCGTACTGCTACTCTAGGAACTACCCATCCAAGATTGCTTTTATTCATGAGTCATCTTCGCAATGCTTTTCAGACACAAGAAATCTTGGAAACGGAACTCGATGTACTTAGAGACCTAAACAGCACCTTTCAAGACAGTATGGATGCCCTCGGGGATGAAACTCTTGATGACAGGTAACACCAATGATCATGTGATGCATAAATTTTTTGCAAAAAGGAAAGATATTTGAAGAA from the Primulina tabacum isolate GXHZ01 chromosome 16, ASM2559414v2, whole genome shotgun sequence genome contains:
- the LOC142528895 gene encoding uncharacterized protein LOC142528895; amino-acid sequence: MDLDKQENDDELALVLELPESDPLFMRKKKLLDDMGFDPKIQARIKCSSTSTPDQLDDFLNRLIQQARIINFDEVEIYFNGDSTRNYSNPRNELQALNYLLEVTDNSLSAEKHKMKNVMQKLRDEIVDRIHKVGSKFGEESKFVRCRNSDKEKCLLDWSVDHGAGTKLDIAYIEGAGRGAIATQDLKVGDTALEIPASIIISEELVHESNMFHILNEINEISTETMLLLWCMKEKYNKNSRFKLFFETLPEKFNTGLSFGIDAVMTLDGTLLLEEIVQAKEHLRVQYEELFPALSDLHPDVFPPELYTWEHFLWACELFYSNSMKVVFTDGKLRTCLIPVAGFLNHSICPHVMRYGRIEASTHSLRFPLSRACHTGEQCFLGYGKFSSSHLLTFYGFLPQEDNPYDVIPLEFDIWQDEDCEDGRITSERLTHMVRGTWYSKDHGIFRYGLPTPLLDVLRRARNPNWQSSIITQEILETELDVLRDLNSTFQDSMDALGDETLDDRERTSWDVKLAIEYKNLQRNILSSILTSCRTGCELLECELLKYTG